The following are encoded in a window of Kogia breviceps isolate mKogBre1 chromosome 12, mKogBre1 haplotype 1, whole genome shotgun sequence genomic DNA:
- the BICD1 gene encoding protein bicaudal D homolog 1 isoform X7: protein MAAEEVSQTVEHYKTEIERLTKELTETTHEKIQAAEYGLVVLEEKLTLKQQYDELEAEYDSLRQELEQLKEAVSTDMIHLKVIGPVYGNVNRKILC, encoded by the exons ATGGCCGCGGAAGAGGTATCGCAGACTGTGGAGCATTATAAGACCGAGATAGAGAGGCTGACCAAGGAGCTCACGGAGACGACCCACGAGAAGATCCAGGCGGCCGAGTACGGGCTGGTGGTACTGGAAGAGAAGCTGACCCTCAAACAGCAGTATGACGAGCTGGAGGCTGAGTATGACAGCCTCAGACAGGAGCTGGAGCAGCTGAAAGAG GCTGTTTCAACAGATATGATTCATTTAAAAGTAATTGGACCAGTTTATGGGAATGTCAACAGAAAAATACTGTGCTAA